In Tenebrio molitor chromosome 6, icTenMoli1.1, whole genome shotgun sequence, one genomic interval encodes:
- the Rab30 gene encoding ras-related protein Rab-30 isoform X3, with amino-acid sequence MDDYKFLFKVVLVGNAGVGKTCLVRRFTQGLFPPGQGATIGVDFMIKTVDVDNEKVKLQIWDTAGQERFRSITQSYYRSAHALILVYDISCQPTFDCLPDWLREIEEYASSKVLRVLGTRLTGRTGRSLLTWGRSSPSGTTCTSWRRRPRRPRMWSGSSCRSPRT; translated from the exons ATGGACGACTACAAATTCTTATTCAAAGTGGTGCTGGTGGGCAACGCCGGCGTTGGTAAGACCTGCTTGGTGCGGCGCTTCACGCAGGGCCTGTTCCCCCCGGGCCAGGGGGCCACCATCGGCGTGGACTTCATGATCAAGACCGTCGACGTTGACAACGAGAAAGTCAAA CTGCAGATTTGGGACACGGCGGGCCAAGAGCGCTTCCGGTCGATCACGCAGAGCTACTACAGATCGGCGCACGCTTTGATTCTGGTCTACGACATCTCCTGTCAACCCACATTCGACTGCCTGCCAGACTGGCTCCGGGAGATCGAGGAGTACGCCAGCAGCAAGGTCCTGCGGGTACTA GGAACAAGATTGACCGGGAGGACAGGGAGATCCCTACTCACGTGGGGGAGGAGTTCGCCGAGCGGCACAACATGTACTTCCTGGAGACGTCGGCCAAGGAGGCCGAGAATGTGGAGCGGCTCTTCATGCAGATCGCCGAGGACCTGA
- the Rab30 gene encoding ras-related protein Rab-30 isoform X1, with translation MDDYKFLFKVVLVGNAGVGKTCLVRRFTQGLFPPGQGATIGVDFMIKTVDVDNEKVKLQIWDTAGQERFRSITQSYYRSAHALILVYDISCQPTFDCLPDWLREIEEYASSKVLRVLVGNKIDREDREIPTHVGEEFAERHNMYFLETSAKEAENVERLFMQIAEDLMKQARSRDLPRYDASATSINGRTSTVSDSSCCSKFQ, from the exons ATGGACGACTACAAATTCTTATTCAAAGTGGTGCTGGTGGGCAACGCCGGCGTTGGTAAGACCTGCTTGGTGCGGCGCTTCACGCAGGGCCTGTTCCCCCCGGGCCAGGGGGCCACCATCGGCGTGGACTTCATGATCAAGACCGTCGACGTTGACAACGAGAAAGTCAAA CTGCAGATTTGGGACACGGCGGGCCAAGAGCGCTTCCGGTCGATCACGCAGAGCTACTACAGATCGGCGCACGCTTTGATTCTGGTCTACGACATCTCCTGTCAACCCACATTCGACTGCCTGCCAGACTGGCTCCGGGAGATCGAGGAGTACGCCAGCAGCAAGGTCCTGCGGGTACTAGTGG GGAACAAGATTGACCGGGAGGACAGGGAGATCCCTACTCACGTGGGGGAGGAGTTCGCCGAGCGGCACAACATGTACTTCCTGGAGACGTCGGCCAAGGAGGCCGAGAATGTGGAGCGGCTCTTCATGCAGATCGCCGAGGACCTGATGAAG CAGGCGCGCAGCAGGGACCTGCCGAGGTACGACGCCTCGGCCACGAGCATAAACGGACGCACGTCGACAGTAAGCGACTCCAGTTGCTGCAGTAAGTTCCAATAG
- the Rab30 gene encoding ras-related protein Rab-30 isoform X2: protein MDDYKFLFKVVLVGNAGVGKTCLVRRFTQGLFPPGQGATIGVDFMIKTVDVDNEKVKLQIWDTAGQERFRSITQSYYRSAHALILVYDISCQPTFDCLPDWLREIEEYASSKVLRVLVGNKIDREDREIPTHVGEEFAERHNMYFLETSAKEAENVERLFMQIAEDLMKARSRDLPRYDASATSINGRTSTVSDSSCCSKFQ, encoded by the exons ATGGACGACTACAAATTCTTATTCAAAGTGGTGCTGGTGGGCAACGCCGGCGTTGGTAAGACCTGCTTGGTGCGGCGCTTCACGCAGGGCCTGTTCCCCCCGGGCCAGGGGGCCACCATCGGCGTGGACTTCATGATCAAGACCGTCGACGTTGACAACGAGAAAGTCAAA CTGCAGATTTGGGACACGGCGGGCCAAGAGCGCTTCCGGTCGATCACGCAGAGCTACTACAGATCGGCGCACGCTTTGATTCTGGTCTACGACATCTCCTGTCAACCCACATTCGACTGCCTGCCAGACTGGCTCCGGGAGATCGAGGAGTACGCCAGCAGCAAGGTCCTGCGGGTACTAGTGG GGAACAAGATTGACCGGGAGGACAGGGAGATCCCTACTCACGTGGGGGAGGAGTTCGCCGAGCGGCACAACATGTACTTCCTGGAGACGTCGGCCAAGGAGGCCGAGAATGTGGAGCGGCTCTTCATGCAGATCGCCGAGGACCTGATGAAG GCGCGCAGCAGGGACCTGCCGAGGTACGACGCCTCGGCCACGAGCATAAACGGACGCACGTCGACAGTAAGCGACTCCAGTTGCTGCAGTAAGTTCCAATAG